The sequence TTCCTGGACCGGCTGGAGGGCGGGAGCGCGTACAACATCCCCGCCGCGCTGCGCCTGCGCGGTGCGCTGGATGTGGACGCGCTGGAGCGCGCGCTGGGCGAGATCGTCCGCCGCCACGAGGCGCTGCGCACCACCTTCCCGGAGCGCGGCGGCACCCCGGTGCAGGAGATCACCCCGTTCAACGGCTTCATCCTGCCGGTGGAGGACCTGTCGGCGCTCGGCGAGGCGGATCGCGAGGCGGCGCTCAGGCGGCGCGCCGGCGAGGAGGCGCGGCGGCCGTTCGACCTTTCGGCGGGCCCGCTCTTCCGTGCGGCGCTGCTGCGCCTGGGCGCCCACGAGCACGTGCTGCTGCTCGCGCAGCACCACATCGTCAGCGACGGGTGGAGCAGGGGGGGGCTCCACCAGGAGTTGTCGGCGCTCTACGCGGCGTATCGCGAGGGGAGGGAGTCGCCGCTCCCCGAGCTGCCGGTGCAGTACGCCGACTACGCGGTCTGGCAGCGCAAGCAGCTGGAAGGCGAGGTCCTGGATCGGCAGCTGGCGTACTGGCGGGAGCGGCTGGTTGGCGCACCGGAGCTGCTGGAACTGCCCGCCGACCGTCCCCGCCCGCCGGTGCGAACGTACGAGGGCGCAACCGTCCCGGTGAACTTCTCCCCCGAGCTGCTGGAGCTGCTGGAGCGGCTGCAGGCGCTCGGGCGGAGTGAGGGGACGACGCTGTACATGACGCTGCTGGCTGCCTTCCAGGTGCTGCTCTCGAAGTACAGCGGGATCGAGGACATCGTCGTGGGCAGCCCCATCGCCGGACGCACGCGCGGCGAGGTGGAGGCGCTGATTGGCTTCTTCGTAAACACACTGGTGCTGCGGACCGACCTCTCAGGCGATCCGTCCTTCCGCGAGTCTCTGCGGCGGGTGCGGGAGACCACGCTGGGCGCGTACGAGCACCAGGATG is a genomic window of Longimicrobium sp. containing:
- a CDS encoding condensation domain-containing protein; translation: FLDRLEGGSAYNIPAALRLRGALDVDALERALGEIVRRHEALRTTFPERGGTPVQEITPFNGFILPVEDLSALGEADREAALRRRAGEEARRPFDLSAGPLFRAALLRLGAHEHVLLLAQHHIVSDGWSRGGLHQELSALYAAYREGRESPLPELPVQYADYAVWQRKQLEGEVLDRQLAYWRERLVGAPELLELPADRPRPPVRTYEGATVPVNFSPELLELLERLQALGRSEGTTLYMTLLAAFQVLLSKYSGIEDIVVGSPIAGRTRGEVEALIGFFVNTLVLRTDLSGDPSFRESLRRVRETTLGAYEHQDVPFEKLVEELQPERSLSHSPLFQVMFTLQNLADGAGREGAGTALPGLSVSEAGAEPASAKFDLSLTLAPTSHGLRGGLTYSADLFERGTVERMARHLERVLEQVGANVDVRLSRLDLLGNAERTLVLEEWNRTTAEYPADLCIHELFEAQAARTPGAVAVVFGGGQLTYAELNARANRLARHLRAQGVGPEARVGLHFRRSTDMLVALLGVWKAGGAYVPLDPDYPADRLAYMLEDSQAHALLTAGEVACALKSTAARVIRLDAEREAVAAHGAENLTDEFARGRAAYVIYTSGSTGRP